From Kangiella sp. TOML190, one genomic window encodes:
- a CDS encoding tyrosine-type recombinase/integrase — MTNLQRIKTLAELVPHHIEDVLAKGLSDQTAYTKERALNLFINWCSSQNISVIGDLSIEVLENFRKHLYRYRKPDGKPLQLSTQRLRLMAVTGFLKFLDHYELMDSTFYKKFTLPKVPQKFPKDIPDFEEIELIFKQTETAGAMMLRDRAYLEFLYGTGMRRCEVARVQVNHLDFKNNLVIIRKGKGSLDRVAPLAERVKFWLKKYLKELRPKLANIDSGDALLLGHNGKPLKLSALTELASYYVARSGIGKQGACHIFRHATATHMVRGGADTRFVQELLGHQDMKSTQIYTHLTAKDLSKAYNQYHPAANSAPRQGL, encoded by the coding sequence ATGACTAACCTACAAAGAATTAAAACATTAGCAGAGCTTGTGCCTCATCATATTGAAGATGTGCTCGCGAAAGGTTTATCAGATCAAACGGCTTATACGAAGGAGAGAGCACTGAATCTTTTTATCAACTGGTGTAGCTCTCAAAACATAAGCGTTATTGGTGATTTATCGATTGAGGTTCTTGAAAACTTTCGTAAGCATTTATATCGCTACCGTAAGCCTGATGGTAAGCCTTTGCAGCTTTCGACTCAGCGACTGCGATTGATGGCCGTTACGGGCTTTTTGAAATTCTTAGATCATTATGAGTTGATGGACTCAACCTTCTATAAGAAATTTACTCTGCCTAAAGTTCCGCAGAAGTTTCCCAAAGATATACCCGATTTTGAAGAGATTGAGCTGATTTTTAAGCAAACTGAAACGGCTGGAGCCATGATGCTCAGAGATCGTGCTTATTTAGAGTTCTTGTATGGGACAGGCATGAGGCGTTGTGAGGTTGCCAGGGTGCAAGTGAATCACCTCGACTTTAAAAATAATTTAGTCATTATCCGTAAAGGTAAAGGTTCCTTGGATCGAGTTGCTCCATTAGCTGAAAGAGTAAAATTTTGGCTTAAAAAATATTTAAAGGAACTACGGCCAAAACTTGCCAATATTGATTCAGGTGATGCGTTGCTATTAGGCCATAACGGTAAACCATTAAAGCTGTCGGCGCTTACTGAGCTGGCGAGTTACTATGTTGCTCGCTCAGGGATTGGTAAGCAAGGAGCTTGTCATATCTTCAGACACGCTACCGCCACACATATGGTACGCGGCGGTGCTGACACTCGCTTTGTTCAAGAGCTTTTGGGACACCAAGATATGAAAAGCACTCAAATCTATACCCACTTAACCGCTAAAGACTTAAGTAAGGC